A window of the Vibrio pomeroyi genome harbors these coding sequences:
- a CDS encoding sodium:solute symporter family protein: MTIDTFVVLAYFFFLIAIGWMFRKFTTSTSDYFRGGGKMLWWMVGATAFMTQFSAWTFTGAAGRAFNDGFVIVILFLANAFGYFMNYMYFAPKFRQLRVVTAIEAIRQRFGKTSEQFFTWAGMPDSLISAGIWLNGLAIFVAAVFNIPMEATIVVTGMVLVLMAVTGGSWAVVASDFMQMLVIMAVTITCAVAAYFHGGGLTNIVANFDGDFMLGNNLNYMSIFILWVVFIFVKQFGVMNNSINAYRYLCAKDSENARKAAGLACILMVVGPLIWFLPPWYVSAFMPEFAEQYTSMGDKAGDAAYLAFVQNVMPAGMVGLLMSAMFAATMSSMDSGLNRNAGIFVMNFYSPILRQNATQKELVIVSKLTTIMMGVIIIAIGLFINSLRHLSLFDIVMNVGALIGFPMLIPVLLGMWIRKTPDWAGWSTLVVGGFVSYIFGISLQAEDIENLFGLETALTGREWSDLKVGLSLAAHVVFTGGYFIMTSRFYKGLTPEREKEVDQLFTNWNTPLVAEGEEQQNLDTKQRSMLGKLISTAGFGILAMALIPNEPTGRLLFLLCGSMVLTVGILLVNASKAPAKMNNESVAK, translated from the coding sequence ATGACTATTGATACTTTTGTTGTTCTCGCCTACTTCTTCTTTTTAATCGCTATTGGTTGGATGTTCCGTAAGTTCACCACGTCGACTAGTGATTACTTCAGAGGGGGCGGCAAAATGTTGTGGTGGATGGTTGGTGCAACAGCCTTCATGACACAGTTTTCAGCATGGACGTTTACAGGTGCCGCAGGACGCGCGTTCAATGACGGTTTCGTTATTGTAATCCTATTCTTAGCCAACGCATTTGGCTACTTCATGAACTATATGTACTTCGCTCCAAAGTTCCGCCAACTTCGTGTGGTAACGGCGATCGAAGCTATTCGTCAGCGCTTTGGTAAAACGTCTGAACAGTTCTTCACATGGGCAGGTATGCCTGACAGCCTTATCTCTGCAGGTATTTGGCTAAACGGTCTAGCTATCTTCGTAGCAGCTGTATTCAACATCCCAATGGAAGCAACCATTGTGGTAACGGGTATGGTTCTAGTATTGATGGCAGTAACGGGCGGCTCTTGGGCGGTTGTTGCTTCTGATTTCATGCAAATGCTTGTAATCATGGCCGTGACAATTACTTGTGCGGTTGCAGCTTACTTCCACGGTGGTGGCTTAACTAACATCGTTGCTAACTTCGACGGCGACTTCATGTTAGGTAACAACCTAAACTACATGAGCATCTTCATCCTTTGGGTTGTGTTCATCTTCGTGAAGCAGTTCGGTGTAATGAACAACAGCATCAACGCTTACCGTTACCTATGTGCGAAAGACAGTGAAAACGCACGTAAAGCGGCAGGCCTAGCATGTATCCTTATGGTTGTTGGTCCACTAATCTGGTTCCTACCACCTTGGTACGTAAGTGCATTCATGCCTGAGTTTGCTGAGCAATACACATCAATGGGCGACAAAGCCGGTGATGCTGCTTACCTAGCATTCGTACAGAACGTAATGCCAGCAGGTATGGTTGGTCTTCTTATGTCAGCAATGTTCGCTGCAACGATGTCTTCTATGGATTCAGGTTTGAACCGTAACGCTGGTATCTTTGTAATGAACTTCTACAGCCCAATTCTTCGTCAAAACGCGACTCAGAAAGAGCTGGTTATTGTAAGTAAGCTAACGACTATCATGATGGGTGTTATCATCATCGCGATTGGTCTATTCATTAACTCTCTACGTCACTTAAGCTTGTTCGATATCGTGATGAACGTAGGTGCGTTGATTGGCTTCCCAATGCTTATCCCTGTACTACTAGGTATGTGGATTCGTAAGACTCCTGACTGGGCTGGTTGGTCTACTCTAGTGGTTGGTGGTTTCGTTTCTTACATCTTCGGTATCTCTCTACAGGCAGAAGACATCGAGAACCTATTTGGTCTAGAAACAGCACTTACTGGCCGTGAATGGAGCGACTTGAAAGTTGGTCTAAGCCTAGCAGCTCACGTAGTGTTCACTGGTGGTTACTTCATCATGACTTCTCGCTTCTACAAAGGCCTAACGCCAGAGCGTGAGAAAGAAGTTGACCAACTATTCACTAACTGGAACACGCCGCTAGTAGCGGAAGGTGAAGAGCAACAAAACCTAGATACTAAACAGCGTTCAATGCTTGGTAAGCTTATCAGCACAGCTGGTTTCGGTATCCTAGCAATGGCTCTGATTCCAAACGAACCAACAGGACGCTTGTTGTTCCTACTATGTGGTTCGATGGTACTAACCGTTGGTATCCTACTGGTTAACGCATCTAAGGCTCCGGCTAAGATGAACAACGAGTCAGTTGCTAAATAG
- a CDS encoding transporter substrate-binding domain-containing protein produces MKKTSLLLASIALALSGVAQADQLEDIQKSGTLRVGTTGDYKPFSYFDGKTYSGYDIDVAQHIAEQLGVELQIVSTTWKDLLTDLDSDKYDIAMGGITRKMQRQLNAEQTQGYMTFGKCFLVAKGKAEQYDSIEKVNLSSVRVGVNIGGTNEMFADANLQNASFTRYENNLDVPQAVAEGKVDVMVTETPEGLFYQVTDERLEATRCETPFTNSQFGYLIPKGEQRLLNTVNFIMDEMKLKGVEEEFLIHNSLK; encoded by the coding sequence ATGAAAAAAACATCACTATTACTTGCTTCCATTGCTCTGGCACTTTCTGGTGTCGCACAAGCTGACCAGTTAGAAGACATTCAAAAATCAGGTACCCTTCGTGTGGGCACCACAGGCGACTACAAGCCTTTCTCTTACTTCGACGGTAAAACCTACTCTGGCTATGACATCGATGTCGCACAGCACATAGCAGAACAGCTAGGTGTCGAATTACAGATTGTTAGTACCACATGGAAAGACCTATTGACCGACCTCGACAGCGATAAATACGACATCGCGATGGGTGGTATTACGCGCAAAATGCAGCGTCAGTTAAACGCAGAACAAACTCAGGGATACATGACCTTTGGTAAGTGTTTCTTAGTTGCAAAAGGTAAAGCAGAACAGTACGACAGCATTGAAAAAGTAAATCTGTCTTCGGTTCGTGTAGGCGTGAATATTGGCGGCACTAACGAAATGTTTGCAGATGCTAACTTGCAGAACGCAAGCTTCACACGCTACGAGAACAACCTAGACGTTCCGCAAGCCGTTGCGGAAGGCAAAGTAGATGTCATGGTGACAGAAACCCCTGAAGGTCTGTTCTATCAAGTGACAGATGAGCGCCTTGAAGCAACACGCTGTGAAACGCCGTTCACCAACAGCCAATTCGGTTACTTGATTCCTAAAGGTGAGCAGCGCTTGCTGAACACTGTCAACTTCATTATGGATGAGATGAAATTGAAAGGCGTTGAAGAAGAGTTTCTGATCCACAACTCTCTGAAATAA